From Vicingus serpentipes, the proteins below share one genomic window:
- a CDS encoding TIGR03643 family protein — MTVIEIDRIIEMAWEDRTPFEAIKIQFGISEPEVIKLMRKELKLNSFILWRKRVHNGTSQKHLKKRSEEITRFKCSRQRSISNNKISKR, encoded by the coding sequence ATGACAGTAATTGAAATAGATAGAATTATTGAAATGGCATGGGAAGACCGAACACCTTTTGAAGCAATTAAAATTCAATTCGGTATTTCGGAACCAGAAGTAATTAAGCTAATGAGAAAAGAGCTTAAATTAAACTCCTTTATACTTTGGAGAAAACGAGTTCATAATGGAACAAGTCAAAAGCATTTAAAAAAAAGAAGTGAAGAAATTACCCGCTTTAAATGTTCAAGGCAAAGGAGTATATCAAACAATAAAATTTCTAAACGTTAA
- the hisIE gene encoding bifunctional phosphoribosyl-AMP cyclohydrolase/phosphoribosyl-ATP diphosphatase HisIE gives MELKLNKQGLIPAIIQDANTLKVLMLGYFNEESLKQTKETNKVTFYSRSKGRLWVKGEESGNFLNLVSIENDCDNDTLLIKVNPEGPTCHKGTDTCWGEINQGSISFLNQLEGIIKTRKESDDQNSYVKSLFEKGMNKIAQKVGEEAVEVVIEAKDNNDDLFLDESADLLFHYLILLQAKGFKLKDVVEVLELRNKC, from the coding sequence ATGGAACTAAAATTAAATAAACAAGGATTAATTCCTGCAATTATACAAGATGCTAATACACTTAAAGTGTTAATGCTAGGTTATTTTAATGAAGAGTCGTTAAAGCAAACAAAAGAAACGAATAAGGTTACTTTTTATAGTAGAAGCAAAGGTCGTTTATGGGTGAAAGGAGAAGAGAGTGGTAATTTTTTAAACTTAGTATCAATTGAAAATGATTGTGATAATGATACTTTGCTGATAAAAGTAAACCCAGAAGGGCCGACTTGCCATAAAGGAACAGATACCTGTTGGGGAGAAATAAATCAGGGAAGTATAAGTTTCTTAAATCAATTGGAAGGAATTATAAAAACTAGAAAGGAAAGTGATGATCAGAACTCTTATGTGAAATCATTATTTGAAAAAGGAATGAATAAAATAGCTCAAAAAGTTGGTGAAGAAGCTGTTGAGGTTGTTATTGAAGCAAAGGATAATAATGATGATTTGTTCTTGGATGAAAGTGCCGATTTGTTGTTTCATTATTTGATTTTACTTCAAGCTAAAGGCTTCAAATTGAAAGATGTAGTTGAAGTGTTAGAGTTAAGAAATAAATGTTAG
- a CDS encoding DUF2237 family protein: protein MEEQYNVFGEALIACSNTPLTGYFRDGCCNTDDTDLGMHTVCVVTTAEFLEFSLQVGNDLTTPHPNWGFPGLKAGDKWCLCAERFLEAHKAGFAPKVVLEATNEKTLKVVSMDILIENAHYTKQDV, encoded by the coding sequence ATGGAAGAACAATATAATGTATTTGGAGAAGCTTTAATTGCTTGTAGCAATACCCCGTTAACAGGTTATTTTAGAGATGGTTGTTGTAATACTGATGATACCGATTTAGGTATGCATACAGTTTGTGTGGTTACCACGGCAGAATTTTTAGAATTTTCACTTCAAGTAGGTAATGATTTAACTACGCCACATCCAAATTGGGGTTTTCCAGGCTTAAAAGCTGGGGATAAATGGTGTTTGTGTGCTGAACGTTTTTTAGAGGCACATAAAGCTGGATTTGCACCAAAAGTAGTTTTAGAAGCAACCAATGAAAAAACCTTAAAAGTAGTGAGCATGGATATTTTAATTGAAAATGCACACTACACCAAGCAAGATGTTTAA
- the hisH gene encoding imidazole glycerol phosphate synthase subunit HisH: protein MRIVIIDYGAGNVQSVMFALKRLGFKAKLSSNEEEIRRADKVIFPGVGHAKSAMCQLMEQRLDLLIPQLKQPVLGVCLGMQLMCNFSEEGETKCLGIFDLDVLKFKEGNKIPKIGWNNISDLKTPLFNKVEEGEFMYFVHSYYVPLAKETIAQADYGGCYSSAINKNNFYGCQFHPEKSGDAGEQILKNFLEL, encoded by the coding sequence ATGAGAATAGTAATAATAGATTATGGAGCAGGAAACGTTCAGTCAGTAATGTTTGCACTTAAGCGATTGGGGTTTAAAGCTAAGCTTAGTAGTAATGAAGAAGAGATTAGACGAGCTGATAAAGTTATATTTCCAGGTGTAGGGCATGCTAAATCTGCAATGTGTCAGTTAATGGAGCAAAGGTTGGATTTATTAATTCCCCAGCTAAAGCAACCTGTGTTAGGGGTTTGTTTGGGTATGCAGTTAATGTGTAATTTTTCAGAAGAAGGAGAGACAAAGTGTTTGGGTATTTTTGATTTGGATGTGTTGAAGTTTAAGGAAGGAAATAAGATTCCCAAAATAGGATGGAATAATATATCAGACTTAAAAACTCCTTTGTTTAATAAGGTGGAGGAAGGAGAGTTTATGTATTTTGTGCATAGTTATTACGTTCCGTTAGCAAAAGAAACTATAGCTCAAGCAGATTATGGAGGTTGTTATTCTTCAGCTATAAATAAAAATAATTTTTACGGCTGTCAGTTTCATCCTGAAAAAAGTGGTGATGCAGGAGAACAGATATTGAAAAACTTTTTAGAATTATAA
- a CDS encoding outer membrane beta-barrel protein → MKKVILGFLIVASSLVLNAQNFGLGASAMYNFQTESFGFGARANFFPNRTISFVPQFTYYPGFGKITEYTIGMGLEYKIRRGNKLTYYLLGHAGYNRWSNFDESSMKGAEPTNWNAEAGIGVTTNKCLRPFLEYRYNVKFMETHLRLGLLYIFGCSGGPQTGGRRGGGKVCPAYN, encoded by the coding sequence ATGAAAAAAGTTATTTTAGGTTTCTTAATTGTAGCTTCATCTTTAGTTTTGAATGCACAAAACTTTGGTTTGGGTGCTTCTGCAATGTATAACTTTCAAACTGAGAGTTTTGGCTTTGGTGCAAGAGCAAACTTTTTTCCTAACAGAACAATTAGTTTCGTTCCACAATTTACTTATTACCCTGGGTTTGGTAAGATAACTGAATATACTATAGGCATGGGGCTTGAGTATAAAATACGAAGAGGTAATAAATTAACTTATTATTTACTTGGTCATGCTGGCTACAATCGTTGGAGTAATTTTGATGAATCTTCAATGAAAGGAGCTGAGCCAACTAACTGGAATGCAGAAGCAGGTATTGGTGTTACAACCAATAAGTGTTTGAGACCGTTTTTAGAGTATAGATATAATGTGAAATTCATGGAAACTCACTTGCGTTTAGGCTTGCTATACATTTTTGGATGTAGTGGAGGCCCACAAACGGGAGGTAGAAGAGGTGGTGGTAAAGTTTGCCCTGCTTATAATTAA
- the hisF gene encoding imidazole glycerol phosphate synthase subunit HisF codes for MLTKRIIPCLDIKNGRTVKGVNFVDLIDAGDPVELAKIYSKEGADELVFLDITATEEKRKTLLELVSRVGESINIPFTVGGGISSVEDVDLLLKAGADKVSINSAAVKNPDLINRLADKFGSQCIAVAIDAKQIDGEWKVHLVGGKVPTEIDLFKWAKEVGRRGAGEILFTSMDNDGTKSGFANDALAKMNSLVNIPIIASGGAGNILHFVDCFEKSNVDAALAASIFHFKEVEIKELKQELSRKNIAVRF; via the coding sequence ATGTTGACAAAAAGAATAATACCTTGTTTGGATATTAAAAATGGAAGAACTGTAAAGGGGGTCAACTTTGTTGATTTAATTGATGCTGGAGATCCTGTGGAGTTAGCTAAGATTTATAGTAAAGAAGGTGCTGATGAGCTGGTTTTTTTAGATATTACTGCGACTGAAGAAAAAAGAAAAACGCTTCTAGAATTAGTATCAAGAGTTGGTGAATCAATAAATATTCCCTTTACTGTTGGTGGTGGAATTTCATCTGTTGAAGATGTTGACTTATTGCTAAAAGCAGGAGCAGATAAAGTTTCTATCAATTCTGCAGCTGTAAAAAATCCTGATTTAATAAACCGACTAGCTGATAAATTTGGCTCGCAATGTATTGCTGTAGCTATAGATGCTAAGCAAATTGATGGAGAATGGAAAGTGCATTTAGTTGGAGGAAAAGTGCCTACTGAGATTGATTTGTTTAAATGGGCAAAAGAAGTAGGGAGAAGAGGTGCTGGTGAAATACTTTTTACTTCGATGGATAACGATGGTACTAAATCTGGTTTTGCAAATGATGCTCTTGCAAAAATGAATAGTTTAGTTAATATTCCAATTATAGCTTCTGGTGGGGCGGGAAATATTCTGCATTTTGTAGATTGTTTTGAAAAAAGTAATGTTGATGCTGCTCTTGCGGCAAGTATCTTTCATTTTAAAGAGGTGGAGATAAAAGAATTAAAACAAGAATTAAGTAGAAAAAATATAGCAGTAAGATTTTAA
- a CDS encoding ABC transporter ATP-binding protein, whose product MNPVLEAKNINKFFRKPVLFQALKDISFSVAKGEFASIMGKSGCGKSTLLYILSTMDTDYEGELFLNGELISGKTKNELATIRNEHIGFVFQFHYLLPEFTILENVMLPAKKLGIKSLEEIEHDAMEKLKLLHIEEQALKIASRISGGQKQRVAIARALINNPTIIMGDEPTGNLDSHNADNVFNIFKELREEQKLSLLVVTHDKDFADKTDRIIEMGDGMII is encoded by the coding sequence ATGAATCCAGTACTTGAAGCAAAAAATATCAACAAATTTTTTAGAAAACCTGTTTTATTTCAGGCTCTTAAAGACATTAGCTTTAGCGTGGCTAAAGGTGAATTTGCTTCCATTATGGGTAAGTCAGGTTGTGGTAAATCTACCCTACTCTATATTTTATCTACAATGGACACCGACTACGAGGGTGAGTTATTTTTAAATGGAGAACTAATTAGTGGCAAAACAAAAAATGAACTAGCAACTATTAGAAATGAACACATTGGTTTTGTGTTTCAATTTCATTACTTATTGCCCGAATTTACAATATTAGAAAATGTAATGCTCCCTGCTAAAAAACTAGGTATAAAATCACTTGAAGAAATTGAGCATGATGCAATGGAAAAATTAAAGCTTTTACATATTGAGGAACAAGCACTTAAAATTGCCTCCCGTATTTCGGGAGGACAAAAACAACGAGTTGCCATTGCAAGAGCATTAATAAACAATCCAACCATAATTATGGGCGATGAACCTACTGGAAATTTAGATAGCCACAATGCTGATAATGTTTTTAACATTTTTAAAGAACTAAGAGAAGAACAAAAACTATCTTTACTTGTTGTTACTCATGATAAAGATTTTGCTGATAAGACAGATCGTATAATTGAAATGGGTGATGGTATGATTATTTAA
- a CDS encoding ABC transporter permease, with translation MKWFLIILNISKTHLLSRIKQTAIAALGVTFGIGAFIILMSFMTGLNDLLDGLILNRTPHVHIYNEITPNLNQPATLYQKLADNMNVIHSIKPKQTQAKIHNALPIMNYLNNDKKVKGAIPQVKTQVFYTAGAIEINGVVTGINPMDESRLFNFNNYIIDGTPQALKNNLNGILLGVGAAKKMSLKIGDRVQLATPKGDLIPLKIVGFFQSGLGEIDNIQSYVNIKTAQRILGENSNYITDINVKLFDIENSVAMSKAISRQFNLTAIDINTANAQFETGTDIRNLISYAVSITLLVVAGFGIYNILNMMIYEKMNDIAILKATGFSGFDVKMIFISQALIIGFVGGILGLIIGFGMSKLIDSLPFETQALPTIKTFPVNFDYMYYVVGIFFAMISTFFAGYLPARKAQNIDPVEIIRGQ, from the coding sequence ATGAAATGGTTCCTCATCATATTAAACATTTCTAAAACTCATCTTTTATCAAGAATTAAGCAAACTGCTATAGCTGCACTTGGAGTAACTTTTGGTATTGGAGCTTTTATTATTTTAATGAGTTTTATGACAGGGTTAAATGACCTGTTGGATGGATTAATTTTGAACAGAACCCCACATGTCCATATTTACAATGAGATTACACCAAACTTAAATCAACCTGCAACATTATATCAAAAATTAGCCGATAACATGAATGTTATCCATTCTATAAAACCAAAACAAACACAAGCAAAAATTCATAATGCGTTACCTATTATGAATTATTTAAACAACGATAAAAAAGTAAAAGGAGCTATTCCTCAAGTTAAAACTCAAGTATTTTATACTGCTGGAGCTATAGAAATAAATGGTGTGGTTACAGGCATAAACCCCATGGATGAATCTCGTTTATTTAATTTTAACAACTATATTATTGATGGAACACCTCAAGCTTTAAAAAATAACTTAAATGGAATATTATTAGGTGTAGGCGCTGCTAAAAAAATGTCTCTAAAAATTGGAGATAGAGTTCAACTTGCAACACCAAAAGGCGATTTAATTCCTTTAAAAATTGTTGGTTTTTTTCAAAGTGGTTTAGGAGAAATAGATAATATTCAAAGCTATGTAAATATTAAAACCGCTCAACGAATACTAGGCGAAAATTCAAATTACATTACCGATATTAATGTTAAGTTATTTGATATTGAAAACTCCGTTGCTATGTCGAAAGCGATATCAAGACAATTTAATCTAACTGCAATTGATATAAATACTGCTAATGCTCAATTTGAAACAGGTACAGATATTAGAAACTTAATTAGTTATGCCGTTTCGATAACCCTTTTAGTTGTTGCTGGCTTTGGGATTTACAACATCTTAAACATGATGATTTATGAAAAGATGAATGACATTGCTATTTTAAAAGCTACTGGTTTTTCTGGTTTTGATGTAAAAATGATATTTATAAGCCAAGCTTTAATTATTGGGTTTGTAGGAGGTATTTTAGGATTAATTATTGGATTTGGGATGTCTAAACTGATAGACTCTCTTCCGTTTGAAACTCAAGCTTTGCCAACAATAAAAACATTCCCTGTTAATTTTGACTATATGTATTATGTTGTAGGAATTTTTTTTGCAATGATATCGACTTTTTTTGCTGGCTATTTACCGGCTAGAAAAGCTCAAAATATTGACCCAGTAGAAATAATAAGAGGACAATGA
- a CDS encoding protein adenylyltransferase SelO — protein sequence MNITIKDTFVKELPSDSITENSRRQVVEACYSYVSPTKTKAPKFIHVAKSVANLLGITEEETQSQEFLNVFTGNQLLPNTTPYAMCYGGHQFGHWAGQLGDGRAINLAEVLHNNKQWTIQLKGAGETPYSRTADGLAVLRSSIREYLCSEAMHNLGVPTTRALSLCLSGDEVMRDILYDGNPAYEKGAIVTRVAPSFLRFGNYEIFASRQDHKTLKILVDYTLRNFYPNCELNKTGYIQFFREVSIRTLDMIIEWQRVGFVHGVMNTDNMSILGLTIDYGPYGWLEGYDKGWTPNTTDSQHKRYRFGSQGDIGLWNLLKLANALYPLIEEAEPLEEILANYKTTFAAKYLGMMKAKLGLTTQNTENAKLITDLETVLAKTETDMTIFFRNLATVSKTLEVPVKDELTFLAEVMDAFYKPEELKGEVLFFWKDWMKRYVARLQEETATDDERKQLMDTINPKYVLRNYMAQLAIDAANKDDYSIVDELFTVLEKPYNEQPEAQKWFAKRPEWARTKVGCSMLSCSS from the coding sequence ATGAACATAACCATTAAAGACACATTTGTAAAAGAACTTCCGAGCGATTCAATTACTGAAAACTCAAGAAGACAAGTTGTTGAAGCTTGTTATTCTTATGTTTCTCCAACCAAAACTAAAGCACCAAAGTTTATTCATGTAGCTAAAAGCGTAGCAAATCTTTTAGGAATTACAGAAGAAGAAACCCAAAGCCAAGAATTTTTAAACGTTTTTACTGGTAACCAATTATTGCCCAACACAACACCTTATGCAATGTGTTATGGAGGTCATCAATTTGGTCATTGGGCTGGACAGTTAGGAGATGGTAGAGCAATTAATTTAGCTGAAGTATTGCATAACAATAAGCAATGGACAATTCAACTAAAAGGAGCAGGAGAAACACCTTATTCAAGAACTGCAGATGGATTGGCAGTGTTGAGGTCATCTATTCGTGAGTATTTGTGTAGCGAGGCAATGCATAATTTAGGTGTGCCAACTACAAGAGCTCTTTCTTTGTGTTTAAGTGGTGATGAGGTAATGAGAGATATTTTGTACGATGGCAATCCTGCTTACGAAAAAGGAGCAATCGTAACTCGTGTTGCACCGTCTTTTTTACGTTTTGGGAACTACGAAATATTTGCTTCACGGCAAGATCATAAAACTTTGAAAATATTAGTTGATTATACTTTACGGAACTTTTATCCGAATTGTGAACTAAACAAAACAGGTTATATTCAGTTTTTTAGAGAAGTAAGTATACGAACGCTCGATATGATAATAGAGTGGCAGCGGGTAGGTTTTGTGCATGGGGTAATGAATACCGATAACATGTCAATTTTAGGGTTGACGATAGATTATGGACCTTATGGTTGGTTAGAAGGTTATGATAAAGGCTGGACACCAAATACTACGGATAGCCAACACAAACGATACCGTTTTGGAAGCCAAGGCGATATTGGGTTGTGGAACTTATTAAAACTAGCCAATGCCTTGTACCCTTTAATAGAAGAAGCAGAACCCTTAGAAGAGATTTTAGCAAACTACAAAACAACTTTTGCGGCTAAGTATTTAGGTATGATGAAAGCCAAGCTAGGGTTAACTACCCAAAATACAGAAAATGCGAAGCTGATTACTGATTTAGAAACGGTTTTAGCAAAAACAGAAACAGACATGACCATATTTTTTAGAAACTTGGCAACTGTTTCTAAAACGTTGGAAGTACCTGTAAAAGATGAGTTGACTTTTTTAGCTGAGGTAATGGATGCCTTTTACAAACCTGAAGAATTGAAAGGAGAAGTGTTGTTTTTTTGGAAAGATTGGATGAAAAGATATGTAGCACGTTTGCAAGAAGAAACAGCTACAGATGATGAGCGTAAGCAATTAATGGATACAATAAACCCTAAATATGTGCTAAGAAATTACATGGCACAACTCGCAATTGATGCTGCAAATAAAGATGATTATAGTATTGTAGATGAGTTGTTTACTGTTTTAGAAAAACCTTACAACGAACAGCCAGAAGCACAAAAATGGTTTGCCAAACGACCAGAATGGGCAAGAACAAAAGTTGGTTGTTCTATGTTGTCGTGTAGTTCTTAA
- a CDS encoding M13 family metallopeptidase has product MIKNIIKSSLILSSTLFFACSDAPEKVEKIVDIDPLIQHIDSSFKASDDFFMFANNTWFKQHPIKASETSNGIFKTIDDSVNAAIKQICIKSSQANAVKGSNEQKIGDLYKSSMDTILLEELGITPIQNELNTIDNINSLEELPQLIAHLNTIGVSPLFHFWIGPDDKNSSLNRGALWQGGLGLGERDYYLNTDERTVKIKNEYVAHIQNMFELLKFEEAEAKLTANSILNIETDIAKISKSMEALRDPYGNYNLIATSNLKTNFSTDFWQNLLQAWNLNSMDSLIVGQPSFFKALTPILNKYSIAEWKNYCKWFLISDYASYLSKDFADEDFHFFSTVLSGVSEKKPRWETAVNETNEALGELIGQVYVKEYLPANTKEKLKEIGENIRTVYAEHIKNLDWMSEETKAKALVKLAKINMKVGYPDKWKDMSAIEIKSDEYLMNILHLNEWEFHRMLAKNGQPVNKDEWGMYPQTYNAYYSPSFNEIVVPACNIIVPGYEGKMPDDAILYGIIGGSTFGHEITHGFDDEGSLYDENGNLNDWWTAEDREKFEAKTQLIVEQYSAYTVLDSMHIKGDATQGENIADLGGVTMGIEAFKKTDQYKNNIIIGGVTPMQRFFLGYGFAWMVNRRDEALAHRVMTNVHSPAKFRVNGVVSNLTEFYEAFNVKKGDNMYRNEDIRVKIW; this is encoded by the coding sequence ATGATAAAAAACATTATTAAAAGCTCGTTAATCCTATCTTCTACACTATTTTTTGCTTGTAGTGATGCACCCGAAAAAGTAGAAAAAATCGTTGATATTGACCCACTAATTCAACACATCGATTCCTCTTTTAAAGCAAGTGATGACTTTTTTATGTTTGCTAACAACACTTGGTTTAAGCAACACCCTATAAAAGCTAGTGAAACTAGTAATGGCATTTTTAAAACCATTGACGATTCTGTAAATGCAGCTATCAAACAAATTTGTATAAAGTCATCGCAAGCTAATGCTGTAAAAGGTAGTAACGAACAAAAAATTGGTGATTTATATAAAAGTAGCATGGACACTATTCTACTTGAAGAGCTAGGTATTACTCCAATTCAAAATGAACTTAATACAATTGACAACATCAATTCTTTAGAAGAATTACCTCAATTAATTGCGCATTTAAATACAATTGGTGTTTCTCCTTTATTCCATTTTTGGATTGGACCTGACGACAAAAACAGTAGCTTAAATAGAGGTGCATTATGGCAAGGAGGTTTAGGCTTAGGCGAGCGAGACTACTACTTAAACACTGACGAAAGAACGGTCAAGATTAAGAATGAATATGTAGCTCATATTCAAAATATGTTTGAATTATTAAAATTTGAAGAAGCTGAAGCTAAACTAACTGCTAACTCTATTTTAAATATAGAAACCGATATAGCAAAAATTAGCAAAAGCATGGAAGCATTAAGAGACCCTTATGGTAACTATAATTTAATAGCGACAAGCAATTTAAAAACAAATTTTAGCACTGATTTTTGGCAAAACCTTTTACAAGCATGGAATTTAAATTCAATGGACTCCTTAATAGTTGGTCAACCTAGCTTTTTTAAAGCCCTTACTCCTATTTTAAACAAATACTCAATTGCAGAATGGAAAAATTACTGCAAATGGTTTTTAATTAGCGATTATGCAAGTTATTTATCTAAAGATTTTGCTGATGAAGATTTTCACTTTTTTAGCACTGTTTTATCTGGCGTAAGTGAGAAAAAACCTAGATGGGAAACTGCTGTAAATGAAACCAATGAAGCTTTAGGCGAATTAATTGGACAAGTATATGTAAAAGAATATTTACCGGCAAACACTAAAGAAAAACTAAAAGAGATTGGCGAAAATATTAGAACGGTTTATGCTGAGCACATTAAAAATTTAGATTGGATGAGCGAAGAAACTAAAGCAAAAGCATTGGTTAAACTGGCTAAAATAAACATGAAGGTTGGTTACCCTGACAAATGGAAAGACATGAGTGCTATTGAAATTAAAAGTGATGAATACTTAATGAATATATTGCATTTAAACGAATGGGAATTTCACAGAATGCTTGCTAAAAACGGACAGCCAGTTAACAAAGATGAATGGGGAATGTATCCTCAAACTTATAATGCGTATTACAGCCCATCGTTTAACGAAATTGTAGTACCTGCTTGTAATATAATTGTACCGGGCTATGAAGGTAAAATGCCTGACGATGCTATTTTATATGGTATAATTGGTGGCTCTACTTTTGGACACGAAATTACCCACGGTTTTGATGATGAAGGAAGTTTGTATGACGAAAACGGAAACTTAAACGATTGGTGGACTGCTGAAGACAGAGAAAAGTTTGAAGCAAAAACACAATTAATAGTGGAACAATATAGTGCTTACACCGTGCTAGATAGCATGCACATTAAAGGTGATGCTACACAAGGTGAAAACATTGCCGATTTAGGTGGTGTAACTATGGGGATTGAAGCATTTAAGAAAACCGACCAATACAAAAACAATATAATTATTGGAGGAGTAACACCTATGCAACGTTTCTTTTTGGGGTATGGTTTTGCGTGGATGGTAAACCGAAGAGACGAAGCGTTAGCTCACAGAGTAATGACCAATGTACACTCTCCTGCAAAATTTAGAGTAAATGGAGTGGTAAGTAACCTTACAGAATTTTACGAAGCATTTAACGTTAAAAAAGGCGATAATATGTACCGTAACGAAGATATTAGAGTTAAAATTTGGTAG
- the hisA gene encoding 1-(5-phosphoribosyl)-5-[(5-phosphoribosylamino)methylideneamino]imidazole-4-carboxamide isomerase, with amino-acid sequence MKIIPAIDIIGGKCVRLTKGDYSTQVTYNENPLEVAKQFEASGIEYLHLVDLDGAKSSQIVNSGVLEVIASKTSLKIDFGGGLKSDKDVEIAFNAGANQITGGSIAVQNPKLFQSWIKKYGPDKIILGADVSNRMIAVSGWQEITKLDLFPFIESYKDLGVNTVICTDIAKDGMLEGTSLELYQEMMSEFPDLNLVASGGVASIADLDALWEKKIYGAIIGKAIYEGRITLKELEKFIINNN; translated from the coding sequence ATGAAAATAATACCAGCAATAGATATTATCGGTGGAAAATGTGTTAGATTAACAAAAGGAGATTATTCAACGCAAGTAACTTATAATGAAAATCCTCTTGAAGTTGCAAAACAGTTTGAAGCAAGTGGAATAGAGTATTTGCATTTAGTTGATTTAGATGGAGCTAAATCTAGTCAGATAGTGAATAGTGGGGTTTTAGAGGTGATAGCGTCTAAAACATCACTTAAAATTGATTTTGGAGGGGGTTTAAAATCCGACAAGGATGTTGAAATTGCATTTAATGCTGGGGCTAATCAAATTACCGGAGGAAGTATAGCTGTGCAAAACCCAAAATTGTTTCAGTCTTGGATAAAAAAATACGGTCCCGATAAAATTATTTTAGGAGCAGATGTTTCAAATAGGATGATTGCTGTAAGTGGATGGCAAGAGATAACAAAGCTAGATTTGTTTCCATTTATAGAAAGTTATAAAGATTTAGGGGTAAATACTGTAATATGCACTGATATAGCCAAAGATGGTATGTTAGAAGGAACTTCTCTTGAGTTATATCAAGAAATGATGAGCGAATTCCCTGATTTAAATTTAGTAGCAAGTGGAGGAGTTGCTTCTATAGCTGATTTAGATGCTTTGTGGGAGAAAAAAATATATGGGGCGATAATAGGTAAAGCTATTTATGAGGGTAGAATAACCTTGAAAGAATTAGAGAAATTTATTATTAATAATAATTAA